The genomic region aggctaattcctttgttaagaaaaaattaaaaagaaaaagaaaaaaaatctaagcatggtgagtgatttcattaatctaaataattttgaattaaaattaaatcttattaattaataataataattattattattaaatcttattaataattattttaattattaaaatcaaataattttgattaattattttgaaatgagtgcgagaaggtataaaagctaggcagaagaaaccaattctaaatttatattttaatttacacttttaaattaaaatgacaaccaatattatctcttatgattggatgtggattgtttaatatgcattttaggtgtttgatgaaatgttcagctgacgagtttcttagtcggactatgtggttccatgggtcattaaactaaataactttagcatttacgttcacttaatacctaaaacatatcattaaactgtttcgtttaaacaaacttgtaattccacgagtcatttcactagttatactTTATATTTACattacatttttatttgtattTGTTGGTTTCATAAAGAAAGGAAGAAATTTGGTGGAATTAGGGTTGATGATTTTAGTCTTAGGGATGAATAAAAGAGAAATACAGATGAAAATAGGAGGAGGATGATATAATGACTATTTTACCATTACAATGACTAGTTAACGGATAAAATTAACAGACATTGAAAAATTGAACTATCTGTGTAAAAGGTGTAAACTTGTAGactatttagttaaaaaaataaagTTTGAATTTATTTGTGTATTTTAAAAGCAACTCACAATCCGTGTAATTTTTTCTGAATGGAACTCTTATTATATGCTGTACCTTTTCGTTAGTACTTAAAACTAATACGTACTATTATTGTTAAATTATGTATCCAATCCAACTATACATTATTATTGAAGTATTTCAAGTGATGAATAAAGGTAGGTCCTTTACTAATGAATGATCGAGTCATCCGCATCATAAAGCTTTTATAATATAACCTTTGAATTACTTTTGTTCAACTTTAGTGGAGATTGGATCTCAATTTCTCTTAACAATTTGCATGGATCCTACATAATTTGGATTTTCTTTTCCTTCAAAGATTATATAAAACTATAAAGTTATTAAAATGCAAAGACGTTATTTTGTTCAGTAAGTTTAAAAATTCACTTATAGTAACTTTTATGAAATTTATGATTGTATTAATTTCTTATGCATTATTATGAACTTAAATACCATCTAAAATATGACGCTAAGATGATTCCTcggaaatttttttattttttttatttatttttttttttggtaaaaaaaCAGAAATATATTATATCAAAGGTTTTCACAAAATTGTGAAAAGCCAACCAGTACACAAAGGAATGGCGTggatttacaaactttacatccaCTCAAaatgaagccaaaaactttaaaaattAACGGAAGTTTGCTATCAGATATCACTAAACAAAAATGCTAATAACAAGTAACATCACAATAGGAATACAGTGGGAGAAAATGGGCTTGAAACTTGTAGACTTGGACTTTGAAGTGCACCTTATTCCATAATACATACCATTGCAATTGACGCCTTGACCAAATAGCCATGGGGCTGATAAGACCAAAATTTGAAAGTAGTGGCATCCATACAATAAGCCAATCGATCGTAATCATGGCGATCATGAAAGAACCGTCCATTTAATGATCCACTAATGAAAGAAATTCGACCAAAATTTGAAGGCCCAAACATAATGTATCAATAAGTGATCCATCGATTTTTCGTGAACAAAGCACCATACCAAGAATTAACTCCATATAGCAAACTCGACTCTTTTCAACACTCCTCTCAGTCATACAAAAGGTATTTTCAAGATTGACTTTAAAATTATTGGTTACCCTTTTCTCAAAAGATCTCTTCTCATTCAACTTTAAAGGCACAGTTTTTGAGTTTTTCTTCAAAACAACACCCTTAtacttttcataaacatccatgttCAAATTAGAATTATAAATCGAGCTATTACTCACTGGATCTAGCAATTTGCCCGTTTGAAACACTGAAAATTCGAAATTTGAATATGCGTTGACGTGATCTCCATCATTAATGTTACTGTTCGAATTCTCATTGTTCCGAAGAAAATTATCCCTTACAACATTATTAATGTCTTCCATGAACTCTTCATATCTACAGATTCAATGTGTGCCATAGGATCAAAGTCGTTACCCACTTCATGAGCCCATACATTTGCTTTTTGTTTATCTTTTAGTTCATTAACGAATTCTTTGTCAATGTGCTTGGCATCAAAAACCTCCATAAAAACGAATAGCGAAGCAGCTTGTGTGCGGTCATAAGACATTTTTAAGATGAACAGTAGTTCACCAAAAGTTTGAACAACAGCCGAAATATTTTCCATACAACCATAATCGACTGGAAGCCCTCTAATCTCTAACCAGGTTGCCCTTGAGTACATTGCACGTCTATATTTCATTAGAATTACTCTCAAGAACTCCCCTTTAGTACAAGAATGCAAAGGACCACAACAAATGTTATGGGAAACTTTCATTATATACGCATCTTACCACGACCCCGTATATGCCGCATAAAGAACATTTGTCAATCAAAGCATTGCGGCTAATAAGTCATTCAGCAAGTTTGGGTTTGGAAAATTCCACCTTATCAAAAATTAACGCTGTTCGATCCAAAGTGATTTGCAAAACATGTTTTTCTGTTGTTCAGATTTGAACCTTTTTCAAACCTAGCAAACTCCAGCCTCAATCTTTTGCCATGAAGTAACCACCCATTCATGGAGTTGATTGCCTCGGAGGCTTGATCAAAGTTAGCAAATTTAATGAAAGCGTAGTTGCGTCCATCCCTCCAAGTAATATTTTGAATCCAGCCAAACATCTAAAAGCACTACTAATCACCATTGGAGTTGTAGATATAACGTTATTACCTAGGAAGACCGTCGAAATCCTTTTCTCCTGCTGCTGCCTGTTAGCTTCCGTAGTGGTATGGCCGTCGTTGGTATTTTGAGGGTGTTTGGGAATGCGATTTGAATGTGATTTTTTTAATTATTGCATTTTGAAGACGTGAATAATCTATTGAAAGTGTTTGGTAGTATAAATTTAAAATTGGATTAATTACGTTATGAGAGCATCAGACCGCATTTTTCAGGCAGTATGCCCATAGCTACTGCAAACAAAACACCATTTTGGATTTATCCCGATGTTCATTAAAACTACTGAAGTACCCCTATATCTACGTGATGTTTAATACTCCGTATATCACTGAAAGCTAGAGTCATTTGATAGGTGAATGTATAGcgtatatttttaattatattttacaTGCGGGATAGTGTAAAATGAATCggatatataattagtgtaaatttTTTGTTAGTGTAAACTACAAGTCATGAAAAAATGTATCATtgtatattaaatttttatattttattaattctaaAGGATGTCCTATTTGGTAAATTTACATTTTAAGTTACTAAATAATCTGATTTTTTCAAACACTTAGCAAATGATTATTTAATTATTCCGATTTCAAACTGCACAATCAAATTCAAACACCATTTTAAATCACATTTTATTGCAGCTgattatttgattatgattatttaaaacacataatcaattttcaaaacgTAAATCAAACACTCTTTTTCTCTTACCGGTCTGCCTCTGGTGACGGCATTAGCAAAGGTATTTTGTCTTACCGAACTTTGATGTCTAGTCTTTTGTTTATGTAATCGGTTGCTAACGTAACACATGTTTTGTAAGGTTGTAAATAAGAAAGGATTTATACCAAATTATGATAATCTAATATGGTTGGTGTAATTATGTCTTTCGTTGTGTAGTTTTTTAAAATAAATACGACGTTACGTTTTGTAATCTCGAATAATGGATATACGGTTCAAATAATGTCctgcaatctttttttttttttggacaacATCTCAACTTAATAATGTCATGCAATCTAATAATGGTTATATAATTTTAAGCAATGACTATGCAATTTCAAATTGAAGAGTCACTGAAAAAAATtgcataattttatttttatttatttatttatttatttttttgaaaagcaagctatattgataacaataaaaatgttacacgaataataaaaatgttacACGAATATTACATGAGCCAAAATAGAGCTCCAAAGAACACGATATGAACCTAAATTACACGAAAGCTAATAGAATCATGAGGTGCAAAGGATGCAACCCAAGTCAAAAGCTAAGAATTGGTGAAGTAGAAACTCGGGTTGGTGAGCCAAATATGCCAATCGAGTTTTGTGTCCTTCAATCTACGTGAAATCCATTCGAAAGACTTGATTTGAATTTCATTTAGAGCACACGTGGCATTCCATTGTTTCCTTTGGAACACAAGATTATTACGGGTGCTCCAAATGAGATAAGAGCAAATCCATCGAGCTGCTTGCCATATAAGATTGCCTTGTGTCGAACATTGAGACCCGTTGTCTACCATAGAGAGCTCGGATATGCCTTGAGATGAAAAGTTTTCAAGATTCCACCACTTGAACACCCTCGACCAAATATCGTGTTCACACTTACAAAGGGCGAGAGAATGAATGACCGTTTCTACATCATCGTCACAAAGTGGACAACGAACACTATCAAGATCTATGCCTCTTTCGTCTAGCTCTATTCTTACCGGGATTCTTTCCTTTAATGCTCTCCACACGAATACTTTCTTGGAACCAATTTATTTCATAGTGTCTCTTGTGCAACGTTGTTTGATCCCAATAGTTTCTCATCGATTAATTTGGCTAGTTTACTCACTGTGAAAATACCATCCGAAGAGAAGCTCCAGCGCCATCTATCTTTTCTATTTGCATCCAATGAACCGAAGCAACAATCTGCACTAGCGATTCTAATTCGTCTCGAGTGCGTCCAGTAAGTTCTCTGTTCCAGTCCCACAAGTATTGTTCTCCTGCTAACCGATCTTGGACAGAAGTGTTCCTCATTTTTTCCAGCCTGTATAATCTAGGGAAAAGATTAAAAAATTCTCGCTTCCAATCAAATTTTCTTCCCAAAACAGCGAATCGGCTCCATTTCCTATCTTGCGAATAAAAGATGAGTCAAAAGACACCAGCAGTTCCTCGATGGCTTGACCTGCAGAAATAATGCCAAACCAAGTTCCTGTACAACGTGAGTTAGAAGCATTGTTTTCTGAGGGGAAACCACCGTTTAGTCCGTATAGACTTTTAATTAATTTTACCCATAAAGTGTTGGTTTCTGATAAAAACCTCCACCTCCACTTTCCGAGTAAAGCTAAATTTTTGCCTTTTAAAGACCCGATATTCAACCTGCCCGACCCATATAGAGATAGAACTTGATCCCATTTAACCCACGACATGTTtgaacccgacccgccccaaaagaatttTCTCCTCACACACTCAAGTAATTTAATGACACAAGGCGGGGCACGAAAGAGTGAGAAATAGTACAACGGGATCCTCGAAAGAGCTTATTTTAAAAGGACTAATCTTCCACCATACGACATCGATTTCATCCTCCATTCAGAGAGCTTAGCCTTTATTTTATCCACTACCGGATTCCACGAATTCAGTTTATTCATTTTTGCAACTATCGGGATCCCTAAATAAATGAATGGAAGTGCACCCAACTTACAACCTATTCGGTTTGACAAAGAGCAGGCTTCCTCATTTGTGGTGCCAATACCAATCAAAGAACTTTTTTGGAAATTCACTTTCAAACCTGACGCCAACTCGAAGCATTTAAGTAACTTCATAAGATTATAAATGTTTCCTTTACTCCAAGCACCGAAGAAAATGGTAtcgtccgcatattggagatgcgaAATTAATACCTTTTCATTTCCAATCTCAACCCCTTTGAACATCCTGTTTTCAATCGCGGCTTTTGTTAGAATATTTAAACCTTCCGCAGCTAGAATGAAAAGAAGAGGTGACAACGGATCTTCTTGTCTAACACCTCTTTTAAGCGAGAATTCTTTTGTAGGAGATCTGTTTATTAGGACCGAAACTGAGGCCGACTTAATATAAGCAAATATCCATACGATCCATCTCGAACCAAAGCCCGTACTCTTCATAACTTCCAATAGAAAATCCTAATTTAAACTATAAAAcgccttttcaaaatcaactttaaatATGAAGCTTTTGCGCTTTTTTGTCCACAAGGTAATCTAAAGTTTCATTTGCAATTAAGGCGCCATCTAAAATAAATTTACCTTTTAAAAAAGCACTTTGCTCGACCCAATTAAAGCCGGAACCACCTTTCCGAGTCTATTAAAAAGAGTTTTCGATAAAATCTTATAGTAACTACCGATCAAACTAATTGGTCTATAGCACTAAAAGTGATTGGATCCGTCTTTTTGGGGATTAAAGTCACGAATGAGGCATTACACCCTTTGGATAATTCTCCATTTTCCCAAAACCAATTTAATGCTTCAATGAGTTCACCTTTTATGAGTTTCCAAATTTTTTTGATAAAACCTTAAGTTAAACCCATCCAGCCATGGCGCCTTATTGTATCCGCAATCGCTAATTGCCTCCCATATTTTTGATTCttcaaattgtagtgacccgaacttttccatgtttatatatattaattgagattgatatttacatgattaaatgtttccaacatgttaagcaattaaacttgttaagacttgattaattgaaatatgtttcatatagacaattgaccacccaagttgaccggtgattcacgaacgttaaaacttgtaaaaactatatgatgacatatatatggatatatatatagttaacatgatactatgataagtaaacatatcattaagtatattaacaatgaactacatatgtaaaaacaagactactaacttaatgatttttaaacgagacatatatgtaacgattatcgttgtaaagacatttaatgtatatatatatatatatatatatatatatatatatatatatatatatatatatatatatatatatcatattaagagatattcatacatgataatatcatgataatataataatttaaaatctcatttgatattataaacattgggttaacaacatttaacaagatcgttaacctaaaggtttcaaaacaacacttacatgtaacgactaacaatgacttaacgactcggttaaaatgtatatacatgtagagttttaatatgtatttatacacttttgaaagacttcaatacacttatcaaaatacttctacttaacaaaaattcttacaattacatcctcgttcagtttcatcaacaattctactcgtatgcacccatattcgtactcgtacaatacacagcttttagatgtatgtactattggtatatacactccaatgatcagctcttagcagcccatgtgagtcacctaacacatgtgggaaccatcatttggcaactagcatgaaatatctcataaaattacaaaaatatgagtaatcattcatgacttatttacatgaaaacaaaattacatatcctttatatctaatccatacaccaacgaccaaaaacacctacaaacactttcattcttcaattttcttcatctaattgatctctctcaagttctatcttcaagttctaagtgttcttcataaattctacaagttctagttacataaaatcaagaatactttcaagtttgctagctcacttccaatcttgtaaggtgatcatccaacctcaagaaatctttgtttcttacagtaggttatcattctaatacaaggtaataatcatattcaaactttggttcaatttctataactataacaatcttatttcaagtgatgatcttacttgaacttgttttcgtgtcatgattctgcttcaagaacttcgagctatccaaggatccgttgaagctag from Rutidosis leptorrhynchoides isolate AG116_Rl617_1_P2 chromosome 9, CSIRO_AGI_Rlap_v1, whole genome shotgun sequence harbors:
- the LOC139868167 gene encoding uncharacterized protein, which translates into the protein MRNTSVQDRLAGEQYLWDWNRELTGRTRDELESLVQIVASVHWMQIEKIDGAGASLRMKVFVWRALKERIPVRIELDERGIDLDSVRCPLCDDDVETVIHSLALCKCEHDIWSRVFKWWNLENFSSQGISELSMVDNGSQCSTQGNLIWQAARWICSYLIWSTRNNLVFQRKQWNATCALNEIQIKSFEWISRRLKDTKLDWHIWLTNPSFYFTNS